One window of bacterium genomic DNA carries:
- a CDS encoding sulfate ABC transporter substrate-binding protein, translating into MKKFIAALFAGIVFAASAHAGVDLLNVSYDPTRELYQEFNAAFAKHWKEKKGEEVTVKQSHGGSGKQARGVIDGLEADVVTLALAYDIDAIAEKAGLLPADWQKRLPNNSSPYTSTIVFLVRSGNPKGIKDWDDLVKPGVGVITPNPKTSGGARWNYLAAWGYALGLPGGSDEKAKEFVTALFKNVPVLDSGARGSTTTFVERGIGDVLLAWENEAFLAVKELGAGKVEIVVPSVSILAEPPVAVVEKVAQKHGTEAVAKAYLEFLYTPEGQEIAAKNFYRPRLEAVAQKYASSFPKVRLITIDETFGGWQKAQKTHFSDGGTFDRIYQPGK; encoded by the coding sequence ATGAAAAAGTTTATCGCCGCACTCTTTGCCGGAATTGTGTTCGCCGCCTCGGCCCACGCCGGGGTCGATCTGCTTAACGTCTCCTACGACCCCACCCGCGAACTCTATCAGGAGTTCAACGCCGCCTTCGCGAAACACTGGAAGGAAAAGAAGGGCGAAGAGGTAACCGTCAAGCAGTCCCACGGCGGCTCGGGAAAGCAGGCCAGAGGAGTCATCGACGGCCTTGAGGCCGACGTGGTAACCCTCGCCCTTGCCTACGACATAGACGCCATAGCCGAAAAGGCCGGGCTCCTGCCGGCCGACTGGCAAAAGCGCCTCCCGAACAACAGCTCCCCTTACACCTCCACCATAGTTTTCCTTGTCCGCAGCGGAAACCCCAAGGGGATTAAGGATTGGGACGACCTCGTGAAGCCCGGCGTGGGCGTTATCACCCCCAACCCCAAGACCTCCGGCGGGGCGCGCTGGAACTACCTCGCCGCGTGGGGGTACGCGCTCGGCCTGCCCGGGGGCAGCGATGAGAAGGCGAAGGAGTTCGTGACGGCTCTCTTTAAAAACGTGCCCGTTCTCGATTCCGGCGCGCGCGGTTCGACGACCACCTTCGTGGAACGCGGTATCGGCGATGTCCTCCTCGCGTGGGAAAACGAGGCTTTTCTGGCGGTGAAGGAACTCGGCGCGGGAAAGGTCGAGATCGTCGTCCCCTCGGTAAGCATTCTTGCGGAACCCCCCGTGGCCGTCGTGGAGAAAGTAGCCCAAAAGCACGGGACCGAAGCGGTCGCCAAGGCTTACCTTGAATTCCTCTACACCCCGGAGGGTCAGGAGATAGCGGCCAAGAACTTCTACCGCCCGAGGCTGGAAGCGGTCGCGCAGAAGTACGCCTCCAGCTTTCCAAAGGTCAGGCTCATCACCATCGACGAGACCTTCGGAGGCTGGCAGAAAGCCCAGAAAACCCACTTCTCCGACGGCGGGACCTTCGACCGGATTTATCAGCCGGGCAAATAA
- a CDS encoding HesA/MoeB/ThiF family protein yields MAALSEGEILRYSRQIILPQVGGRGQERLKSSRVLVVGAGGLGSPAALYLAGAGVGTLGVCDYDRVDLTNLQRQIIHETGDLGGMKSASAAQKLFALNPEIRVVQHPVKLTVSNASEILGGYDLVVDGSDTFASKFLVNDGCAFLGVPHVFAGIQGFEGQLLTVIPGKGPCYRCFFREPPPEGSVPTCSQAGILGPVAGVLGSLQALEALKVLLGIGETATGRLLIFDGLNLTFREVKIKRDEKCPACGASGPRRELREEGGGLRDADSTQGSRGETGPRRACGV; encoded by the coding sequence ATGGCCGCTCTCTCCGAAGGTGAAATTCTGCGCTATTCGCGGCAGATCATCCTCCCGCAGGTGGGGGGAAGAGGGCAGGAGCGGCTGAAAAGCAGCCGCGTCCTCGTAGTCGGCGCGGGAGGGCTCGGCTCGCCCGCCGCCCTCTATCTTGCCGGAGCCGGGGTGGGGACGCTCGGTGTCTGCGATTACGACAGGGTGGACCTTACAAACCTCCAGAGGCAGATAATTCACGAAACGGGTGACCTAGGCGGGATGAAGAGCGCATCGGCGGCCCAAAAACTCTTTGCCCTCAACCCGGAGATAAGGGTTGTCCAGCATCCCGTGAAACTCACTGTCTCCAATGCCTCGGAGATACTCGGGGGTTACGACCTCGTGGTCGACGGCTCCGATACCTTCGCCTCGAAGTTCCTCGTGAACGACGGCTGCGCCTTTCTCGGTGTCCCGCACGTCTTCGCCGGGATTCAGGGTTTCGAGGGGCAGCTTCTGACGGTGATTCCCGGAAAAGGACCCTGCTACCGCTGCTTTTTTCGCGAGCCGCCGCCGGAGGGGAGCGTTCCCACATGCTCTCAGGCCGGGATACTCGGCCCTGTCGCCGGAGTTCTCGGAAGCCTCCAGGCGCTCGAAGCGCTGAAAGTGCTTCTCGGCATAGGCGAGACGGCGACGGGAAGGCTCCTTATCTTCGACGGCCTTAACCTGACCTTCCGCGAAGTGAAGATAAAGCGTGACGAAAAATGCCCCGCTTGCGGAGCTTCCGGACCGCGCCGGGAACTGCGGGAAGAGGGCGGCGGGCTTCGCGATGCGGATTCGACGCAGGGAAGTAGAGGTGAAACCGGCCCCCGCCGGGCCTGCGGCGTTTGA
- a CDS encoding sulfurtransferase TusA family protein yields the protein MAENDSFDLDISGDVCPMTLVRVRMAFDRVPAGETLSIKMAPGEPVSSIPRMLKDEGHQVLAVARSGEDFIVTVRKKG from the coding sequence ATGGCTGAAAATGATTCCTTCGATCTGGACATCTCCGGAGACGTCTGCCCGATGACGCTCGTCAGGGTCCGCATGGCCTTCGACCGCGTACCGGCGGGAGAGACCTTAAGCATAAAGATGGCTCCGGGTGAACCGGTATCGAGCATCCCGCGCATGCTCAAGGACGAGGGCCACCAGGTTCTAGCCGTCGCGAGGAGCGGGGAAGATTTCATCGTTACCGTGAGGAAGAAGGGCTGA
- a CDS encoding 4Fe-4S dicluster domain-containing protein: MSVNPSEFYTPKILDAQLTGMIKTREPGIYSARLRIPVGVLTSSVLEGLANIAKKYGRGEVYLTVRLGVEIPGIPAESFPALREELAAIGVGLAGCGPRMRTTVACKGTVCPHGNIDTFALAWAIDKELNDSATLPHKFKVAVSGCASSCSKPQVNDVGLVGVSEPELEPSPCISCGLCAEACHLGAITLCGGLPVIDRAKCVSCGDCSKVCPVAAIKPKRTGVDLYAGGRWGREKQVGLRIAGYLTQEEAVLATGNIKKWYAGNGRKKERLGQSILRTGPSFFQKEVLKGIPKTKWVQLTPEAGAAFAVLR, translated from the coding sequence ATGTCCGTTAACCCCAGCGAGTTCTACACCCCCAAGATACTGGACGCCCAGCTCACGGGGATGATCAAGACCAGGGAGCCGGGAATCTATTCCGCGAGGCTGAGGATACCGGTCGGCGTTCTCACCTCCTCCGTCCTCGAAGGGCTCGCGAATATCGCCAAAAAATACGGCAGGGGAGAGGTGTACCTGACGGTGCGGCTGGGGGTCGAGATTCCGGGGATACCCGCTGAATCCTTCCCGGCGCTACGGGAGGAACTGGCCGCCATAGGGGTTGGGCTGGCCGGCTGCGGCCCGCGCATGAGGACCACCGTCGCCTGCAAGGGCACCGTCTGCCCCCACGGGAACATCGATACCTTCGCGCTCGCGTGGGCGATAGACAAAGAGTTAAACGATTCGGCGACGCTGCCGCACAAGTTCAAGGTGGCCGTCTCTGGGTGCGCCTCCTCCTGCTCCAAACCGCAGGTCAACGACGTGGGACTCGTCGGAGTGAGCGAGCCGGAGCTCGAACCTTCCCCCTGCATCTCCTGCGGCCTCTGCGCCGAGGCCTGCCACCTCGGGGCGATAACCCTCTGCGGCGGATTGCCGGTCATAGACCGGGCGAAGTGCGTCTCCTGCGGGGACTGCTCGAAGGTTTGCCCCGTGGCGGCGATTAAGCCCAAAAGAACCGGGGTCGACCTCTACGCGGGGGGCCGCTGGGGGCGCGAAAAACAGGTGGGACTGAGAATCGCGGGTTATCTCACTCAGGAGGAGGCGGTTCTGGCGACCGGCAACATAAAGAAGTGGTACGCCGGAAACGGCAGGAAAAAGGAGCGGCTCGGCCAGTCGATACTGAGGACCGGCCCCTCCTTCTTCCAGAAAGAAGTTCTTAAGGGGATACCGAAAACCAAATGGGTTCAACTCACCCCGGAAGCAGGGGCGGCCTTCGCCGTACTCCGCTAG
- a CDS encoding phosphoadenylyl-sulfate reductase, producing the protein MSRENAREILRWGIEKAGGPVALACSFSAEDIVVLDFLGEVSPGAKVFALDTGRLNEETYETAESVRQRFGVKIDWYFPDREGVEKLEGEKGLYSFRDSLENRHECCRIRKVEPLRRALSGLAGWITGLRREQSVTRTALEPIEADEANGGILKINPLLDWSWEEVLEYAKEKNLPVNRLHSKGYPSIGCAPCTRAVAPGEHSRSGRWWWENPEHRECGLHSR; encoded by the coding sequence ATGAGCAGGGAAAATGCACGGGAGATACTGCGCTGGGGAATAGAGAAGGCTGGCGGCCCCGTGGCCCTGGCCTGCTCTTTCAGCGCCGAGGACATAGTCGTTCTTGACTTTCTGGGTGAGGTTTCTCCGGGAGCAAAGGTCTTCGCGCTCGATACCGGAAGGCTCAACGAGGAGACCTACGAAACGGCGGAGAGTGTCCGCCAGCGCTTCGGCGTAAAAATAGACTGGTACTTTCCCGACCGCGAAGGTGTGGAAAAGCTGGAAGGTGAAAAAGGGCTCTATTCCTTTCGCGATTCCCTTGAAAACCGCCACGAGTGCTGCCGGATACGAAAAGTGGAGCCGCTGCGCAGGGCGCTTTCGGGTCTGGCGGGGTGGATAACGGGTCTTCGGCGCGAGCAGAGCGTAACCCGCACGGCGCTTGAACCTATAGAGGCCGACGAGGCGAACGGTGGAATTCTCAAAATAAACCCGCTGCTCGACTGGAGCTGGGAAGAGGTTCTGGAGTACGCGAAGGAAAAGAATCTGCCCGTGAACAGGCTCCACTCCAAAGGCTACCCCTCTATAGGCTGCGCCCCCTGCACCCGCGCGGTTGCGCCGGGCGAACATTCACGCTCGGGCAGGTGGTGGTGGGAGAATCCGGAACACAGGGAATGCGGCCTGCACAGCCGCTGA
- a CDS encoding cysteine synthase family protein — translation MPIETGHRKRVYDSVAGLVADRDNPTPLVRLGKLGGGLMELYVKLESYNPFGSIKDRTASYLLRGLLERGELPKGKKIVEPTSGNTGIALVALANLEGIPCTITVPSALPQEKLAILRMLGAEVWPTPDDLCPINHPKDGAIALAKSMVTGERTKDLYVMPNQYENEDNVRAHYETTGPEIWEQTGGEITHFFAGYGTCGTITGVGRYLKEQNPSVRIIAVEPQRNHKLPGLKNFQESKKPDILDEAVIDEVVAVKDEDAYRTAIELARKESLLLGPSSGAIVWAAREFAAKEKGLGVALSPDSAFKYMSFYEKWLEGEGQPQG, via the coding sequence ATGCCCATAGAAACCGGCCACAGGAAAAGAGTTTACGACAGCGTAGCGGGCCTCGTAGCCGACCGCGACAACCCGACCCCCTTGGTCCGCCTCGGAAAGCTCGGCGGCGGTCTCATGGAATTATACGTGAAGTTGGAGAGCTATAACCCCTTCGGCTCCATCAAGGACCGCACCGCCTCCTATCTCCTCCGGGGGCTTCTGGAGCGCGGCGAACTGCCCAAAGGGAAGAAGATCGTCGAGCCGACCAGCGGCAACACGGGGATAGCGCTCGTGGCCCTGGCGAACCTCGAAGGTATCCCCTGCACGATTACGGTGCCCAGCGCCCTGCCCCAGGAAAAACTGGCGATATTGCGGATGCTTGGTGCGGAGGTCTGGCCCACCCCGGACGATCTTTGCCCAATAAACCATCCCAAGGACGGGGCTATCGCGTTGGCGAAGTCGATGGTGACAGGCGAGCGCACCAAAGACCTCTACGTGATGCCCAACCAGTACGAGAACGAAGACAACGTGCGGGCGCACTACGAAACCACCGGCCCGGAGATCTGGGAACAGACGGGCGGGGAAATCACCCACTTTTTCGCCGGTTACGGCACCTGCGGAACCATCACCGGCGTAGGCAGATATCTAAAGGAGCAAAACCCCTCCGTCAGAATAATCGCCGTCGAGCCACAGAGAAACCACAAGCTCCCGGGCCTGAAGAACTTTCAGGAATCGAAAAAGCCCGACATCCTCGACGAAGCGGTCATCGACGAGGTGGTGGCGGTGAAGGACGAAGACGCCTACCGCACAGCTATAGAACTTGCGCGAAAGGAGAGCCTCCTTCTCGGCCCCTCCTCCGGCGCTATTGTCTGGGCCGCGCGTGAGTTCGCCGCGAAGGAAAAGGGGCTCGGCGTGGCGCTGTCGCCCGATTCCGCATTCAAGTACATGAGTTTTTACGAAAAATGGCTGGAGGGAGAGGGACAGCCGCAAGGTTAG
- a CDS encoding sulfate adenylyltransferase subunit 2, which translates to MLDHLDELENQSIYIFREAYRKFENLAMLYSIGKDSTTMIHLARKAFFGRIPFPLVHVDTTYKYPEMIAYRDRMAGEWEANLIVGKNEEAIKAGMGPEKGRLVCCEALKTQGLSKVIDEHGYKGLFLGIRRDEEGSRAKERVFSPRDKNFEWAYKDQPPELWDQFNTSFREDTHIRIHPILGWTELNVWEYIQREKIEICPLYFAREGKRFRSLGCMPCTGPIISDADSVEKIIEELKTLRTPERAGRAQDQENAYAMQKLRAKGYM; encoded by the coding sequence ATTTTGGACCATCTCGACGAACTGGAAAACCAATCCATCTACATCTTCCGCGAGGCTTACCGGAAGTTCGAGAACCTCGCGATGCTCTATTCCATCGGCAAGGACTCGACGACAATGATCCATCTTGCGAGAAAGGCCTTCTTCGGAAGGATTCCCTTTCCGCTGGTTCACGTCGATACCACTTACAAGTACCCGGAGATGATCGCCTACCGCGACAGGATGGCGGGCGAATGGGAAGCAAACCTGATCGTAGGCAAGAACGAGGAGGCGATAAAGGCCGGGATGGGGCCGGAGAAGGGTCGGCTGGTCTGCTGCGAAGCCCTGAAAACTCAGGGACTGTCGAAAGTAATCGACGAGCACGGTTACAAGGGGCTTTTTCTCGGCATCCGCAGGGACGAGGAGGGAAGCAGGGCCAAGGAGAGAGTCTTCTCACCCCGCGACAAGAACTTCGAGTGGGCCTACAAGGACCAGCCGCCGGAGCTCTGGGACCAGTTCAACACCAGTTTCAGGGAAGACACCCACATCCGCATACATCCGATACTCGGGTGGACCGAACTGAACGTCTGGGAATACATCCAGCGGGAAAAGATAGAGATATGCCCCCTCTATTTCGCCAGGGAGGGCAAGCGGTTCCGCTCGCTGGGCTGCATGCCCTGCACCGGCCCGATAATCTCGGACGCCGACAGCGTGGAGAAGATTATAGAGGAACTGAAGACCCTCAGGACCCCCGAGCGCGCCGGGCGAGCGCAGGATCAGGAGAACGCTTACGCTATGCAGAAATTACGGGCTAAGGGGTACATGTAA
- a CDS encoding elongation factor Tu yields MSQKDTLKIVIVGHVDHGKSTLIGRLFFDTGSIPEVRYREIEELCKRQGRSFEFAYLMDALEEERDQNVTIDTAQTFFKTKKRPYVIIDAPGHREFLKNMITGAASADAAILLLDGVEGVREQTRRHAYMLSLLGIRQVIVAVNKLDMAGYSQRVFQAASNDILAFLHPLGIVPSYIIPISASEGENIAKSLGKTPWYEGPSILDALDNFKNVRDEEGMDFRFPVQDVYKFDGYRRYAGRIETGSIAVGDEVVFTPSGRRTAVKSIEKWQKPDIQKAGAGECVGLTFEDEVFVERGEVLARYGLAPTPADELRASVFWLSNNPLEKGKSYKLKLATVEVDATLVDIEERFNSSSLEIIERHARQLETTEAGNVIFSLKKPIAAETYVENARLGRFVLEDGMIIGGGGIIREVRSAEGTPVRLLSLDERLATEPDGNQVDLTNLYGEVKFAVTPHFLSLLAKGDRVLFRLRDASQIGPVALLAFENNLGFTFRRERDEVSVVFYREKAASPVPASGEPVI; encoded by the coding sequence ATGAGTCAGAAAGACACTTTAAAGATAGTTATCGTCGGCCACGTGGACCACGGAAAGTCCACCCTCATAGGCCGCCTCTTCTTCGATACCGGCTCTATACCGGAGGTTCGCTACCGGGAGATTGAGGAGCTTTGCAAGCGTCAGGGACGCAGCTTCGAGTTCGCCTACCTGATGGACGCGCTCGAAGAGGAGCGCGACCAGAACGTTACCATCGATACCGCCCAGACCTTCTTCAAGACCAAAAAGCGCCCCTACGTCATCATCGACGCGCCGGGCCACCGCGAGTTTCTTAAGAACATGATCACCGGCGCGGCCAGCGCCGACGCCGCGATACTCCTTCTGGACGGCGTCGAGGGAGTGCGCGAGCAGACTCGCCGCCACGCCTACATGCTCTCCCTTCTGGGCATCCGGCAGGTGATCGTCGCCGTAAACAAGCTGGACATGGCCGGGTACAGCCAAAGGGTCTTTCAGGCGGCTTCCAACGACATCCTGGCCTTTCTCCACCCCCTCGGCATCGTTCCCTCCTACATAATCCCCATCTCCGCGAGCGAGGGGGAGAACATAGCCAAAAGCCTCGGCAAGACCCCGTGGTACGAGGGGCCTTCGATCCTGGATGCGCTCGACAACTTCAAGAACGTCAGGGACGAGGAGGGTATGGATTTTCGCTTCCCGGTGCAGGACGTCTACAAGTTCGACGGCTACCGCCGCTACGCCGGAAGAATAGAGACCGGCTCCATAGCCGTCGGCGACGAGGTGGTTTTCACCCCCTCCGGCAGGAGAACCGCGGTAAAGTCCATCGAAAAGTGGCAAAAGCCGGACATTCAAAAAGCCGGGGCGGGCGAATGCGTCGGGCTGACCTTCGAGGACGAGGTTTTCGTCGAGCGCGGCGAGGTGCTGGCGCGCTACGGCCTTGCCCCAACCCCCGCCGACGAGCTTCGCGCCAGCGTCTTCTGGCTCTCGAACAACCCTCTGGAGAAGGGGAAAAGCTACAAGCTGAAGCTCGCCACCGTCGAGGTGGACGCGACCCTCGTAGACATAGAGGAGAGGTTCAACTCCTCCTCGCTGGAGATTATCGAACGCCACGCAAGGCAGCTTGAGACAACCGAAGCGGGCAACGTAATCTTCTCCCTTAAAAAGCCGATTGCAGCCGAAACCTACGTGGAAAACGCCCGCCTTGGCCGCTTCGTGCTGGAGGACGGAATGATAATCGGCGGAGGAGGCATTATAAGAGAAGTCCGCTCCGCCGAGGGAACTCCGGTGCGGCTGCTGAGCCTTGACGAGCGCCTAGCGACCGAGCCGGACGGCAATCAGGTAGACCTGACGAACCTCTACGGCGAGGTCAAATTCGCGGTGACCCCCCATTTTTTAAGTCTGCTCGCGAAGGGCGACCGCGTTCTCTTCCGCCTCCGGGACGCCTCCCAGATCGGGCCTGTCGCCCTTCTCGCCTTTGAAAACAACCTTGGCTTCACCTTCCGCCGTGAAAGGGACGAAGTTTCGGTGGTCTTCTACCGCGAAAAAGCCGCTTCCCCGGTTCCGGCTTCCGGCGAGCCGGTGATCTGA
- the larE gene encoding ATP-dependent sacrificial sulfur transferase LarE: MNAGLGEKEIRLREILKEMGSCAVALSGGADSTLLLAAAVEALGNKVLAVTARSSTFPEREIASALELSKALGARHRIILSEELDIAGFAENPPDRCYYCKGELFRKLREVAKEEGLSFVAEGSNVDDLGDYRPGRRALKEHGIRSPLEEAGLTKAEVRELSRRRGLPTWDRPAMACLASRFPYGTSITREKLSQVDRAEESLRGLGLREVRVRHHGETARIEVGGREVAKVALVMREEVVQLVKKAGFSYVALDLEGYRTGSMNEPLRFKSV, translated from the coding sequence ATGAACGCCGGGCTCGGGGAAAAAGAAATCCGTCTCAGGGAGATATTGAAGGAGATGGGAAGCTGCGCCGTCGCCCTCTCCGGCGGGGCGGATTCGACCCTTCTCCTCGCGGCGGCGGTGGAAGCCCTCGGCAATAAGGTTCTCGCCGTCACGGCGCGCTCCTCCACCTTCCCCGAGCGCGAGATCGCCTCGGCCCTGGAGCTTTCAAAAGCGCTCGGAGCCCGTCACCGGATAATCCTCTCGGAAGAGTTGGATATAGCGGGTTTTGCCGAAAACCCCCCCGACAGGTGCTACTACTGCAAGGGCGAGCTTTTCAGAAAACTTCGGGAGGTGGCGAAGGAGGAGGGGCTTTCCTTCGTCGCGGAGGGGAGCAACGTAGACGACCTCGGAGATTACCGCCCGGGCCGCCGCGCCCTGAAAGAGCACGGCATAAGGAGCCCGCTGGAAGAGGCCGGGTTGACCAAGGCCGAGGTCAGGGAGCTTTCACGCCGGAGGGGCCTCCCCACGTGGGACAGGCCCGCGATGGCCTGCCTCGCTTCCCGCTTCCCCTACGGCACCTCCATCACCCGCGAAAAGCTTTCTCAGGTGGACAGGGCCGAGGAGTCCCTTCGCGGACTCGGCCTTCGCGAGGTAAGGGTGCGCCACCACGGCGAAACGGCCCGGATAGAGGTGGGTGGAAGGGAAGTGGCGAAAGTGGCGCTTGTGATGAGAGAGGAGGTCGTCCAACTGGTGAAAAAGGCCGGCTTCTCCTACGTCGCCCTAGACCTCGAAGGCTACCGCACCGGGTCGATGAACGAACCTCTCCGGTTTAAAAGCGTTTAA